CAACACGGCGGAAATCGCCTTGGTGGAAAATCTCCAGCGGCAGGACCTCACCTGCATTGAAGAGGCGGAGGCGTTGAAAAAACTCATGGATGATGCGAAATACACACAGGAACAGTTGGCGGGGGTGATCGGCAAGCCCCGCGCTACCATCGCGGACACCCTTTCGCTCACGAACCTGCCCGTGGAGATCCGGGACGAATGCCGCGGCGACCGCACCGTCAGCAAGACCAGACTTATCGATATTTCGCGGAAGAAACAGCAGCGCGCCATGACTACGGCCTACGCCAAATACAGAGAGGAACTCAGGAAGGCGCAGGGAGGGGGCACGAAGAAGCGAGTGACCCTGACCGCGGGCGCCGCCTTGTGCCAAGCCCTTGACAAGACCCGTGAGAGGGTGGAGAAAACCGACCTCGCCGCCTTGTCCGCAGAAGACCGCCAGGCCGCCAATGACTCCTTCAACAGCCTTCGGGAGGCCATTGGCAATTGCCTCAACCCATCGTCCGGGGGAGGCCTGGCATAAAAATATGACCGCTGGTCATTTTCGGCTATCCTAAATTTTCAGAGCGTCGTCAAAAGCAGATTAATAACAACATGTTAATGATTGTCGGTTTTCGACAATCATTTTAAAACAGCCCCTCAAAGCCTTGGAGAGCAACCATTTTATCTATTTTTGCGCCAATATTTGCTGATTAAATTGATAAAATGGCGTTGTTTTAAGCTTTACAAACGTGACAATTATGAATGCGGACGCTCAATGCAATGTCGGATTGGCTGTTAATAGCGGAGCCATTTTTTATGGCCATTGCCAATGCTCTTCAAATCTCGATTGCGACGCCAGCGTGACCGTTATGATAATTTACCCTTCTGATCACGAATAACATTAAAATTGACATGATATACGGAAGGACAAAAATAAATGGTTGATAAATATTTATCCCGATATTATACGTAACATCCAATAATTACCCCGCTTGAAATGTTTCGAAGGTCCCCAGGCGGCAAAGTCAATGGGAACATGTTTTCATTTTAAAACCTTGCAGAAACCATACAACTGGCGGAGATATACAGAAACTTCAGAATAACTTGTTGGGTAGAGGAGAGAAAGTGTGACGAGTGAGCAGCTAATTGGTTTCCTGGGACTGTTTGCAACGGTGGTGTTTGGCGCCCTCAGTGTCTATTTGTTTCTAACAAAACGATACCCAGGCCAGATTACACTAGTGGACGAGAGCACAATTGCTCTCTTTGACGCCATAGTGAAGAATGTCTCCGATCTTGCAGTCCTGTACCGGGAACGCCCCGTGTCCGAGGGTCTGGTACTCTTTCGGGGGGCCTTTGTTAATACGGGATCGAAAGACATCGCAGCAGACATGGTGCGGGAGAGACTGTCTTTGCGTCTACCAGACAATTTCACATGGCGCTCAGCGAAGGTCGTATCTTCTTCGCCTGCAGTACAAACGAGAATTGAACTTACTGCAAATGAAATCAGTTTTGATATGGACCTTTTTCGATGCAAGGAGTTCATTCGGTTTGAGGCAGTGGTCGAAGTCCCGGTCAACTCAACAGGGCGATCAGACTCTGAAAAGAACTTAAAAGAGAGGCTTCATCAGGCTCTGCAAGCGCGTCACAGGATTGCAGATACGCAGAATGTCAGGATGAGAGAGTTCCCTGATGAGGCTTACACAAACCGCCAGCTGAAGAAACTGCGGGTTCCATTTGCGATTTTGGCGGTCATGATTCTGATTCAATGCGGAATCTTGTTCTTTGATAGTTCAGCCCAATTGCGCTTCATAATTGAGGACAAGGGCGAGCAGGTTGAAGTGAAGCTCACTCCAAGAACCGGTGACATGGTGAAACTGACGGGAGTTTCCAAAAAAGAATACGCGAA
This DNA window, taken from Syntrophales bacterium, encodes the following:
- a CDS encoding ParB/RepB/Spo0J family partition protein codes for the protein MMTMYEKGKLYDIPIIDLRPDPNQPRKSIEPQALADLTESIKLQGIIQPILFRVTPESPYLIIVAGERRFMAAQNAGLFTVPGIFVEGNTAEIALVENLQRQDLTCIEEAEALKKLMDDAKYTQEQLAGVIGKPRATIADTLSLTNLPVEIRDECRGDRTVSKTRLIDISRKKQQRAMTTAYAKYREELRKAQGGGTKKRVTLTAGAALCQALDKTRERVEKTDLAALSAEDRQAANDSFNSLREAIGNCLNPSSGGGLA